In the Paralichthys olivaceus isolate ysfri-2021 chromosome 15, ASM2471397v2, whole genome shotgun sequence genome, one interval contains:
- the LOC138404834 gene encoding olfactory receptor 2A12-like has protein sequence MSLVNDSGIIHPPGFYIIGFQTFPYISVYIIFMAFVYLVTVVFNLLLMCIIALDHNLHTPKFIAVVNLAVIDVMLNTSTIPSMIKTFLVKDNFVPFNLCLLQMFVHYVNVSLESYALAILAYDRLIAICFPLCQNILNTRPIMFCIVGVTWVYNVGWLTYCTVIMTRLSFCRSVRVFSYFCDYAPVFRLACNDYSLQWSVASASLFNLLGPLTFILLSYISIIVTVFKMKSVSSRMKALTTCIEHLILVGIYYVPIFSIFLIGLFLGSVDPDQRVLSLSLASCIPPCINPIVYSLKTKEIKTRIVALVWRVKINP, from the coding sequence ATGTCTCTTGTAAATGACTCTGGCATCATTCATCCTCCAGGATTCTATATCATCGGATTCCAGACGTTTCCCTACATCAGTGTCTACATCATCTTTATGGCGTTTGTCTATTTAGTCACAGTCGTCTTCAATTTGTTATTGATGTGCATAATCGCTCTTGACCACAACTTACACACCCCAAAGTTTATAGCAGTCGTCAACCTTGCGGTAATTGATGTGATGTTGAACACGAGCACGATTCCCAGCATGATTAAGACGTTCTTGGTTAAGGACAACTTTGTTCCCTTCaacctctgtctgctgcaaaTGTTTGTGCACTATGTTAATGTGTCTCTGGAGTCTTATGCGCTCGCTATACTTGCCTATGACAGGTTGATTGCAAtttgtttccctctgtgtcagaacattttaaacacacGGCCAATAATGTTTTGCATTGTTGGTGTGACTTGGGTTTACAACGTGGGATGGCTTACATACTGCACAGTGATCATGACTCGACTGTCTTTCTGCAGATCTGTCAGAGTGTTCAGCTACTTCTGTGACTATGCGCCGGTGTTTAGACTCGCCTGCAATGATTACTCACTGCAGTGGTCCGTAGCTTCAGCTTCTTTGTTCAATCTGTTAGGCCCCTTGACTTTCATTCTTCTGTCCTACATCAGCATCATTGTGACGGTGTTCAAGATGAAGTCAGTGAGCAGCAGGATGAAAGCTCTCACCACTTGCATTGAGCACCTCATTCTTGTGGGTATATATTATGTTcctattttcagcattttcttaATTGGGCTCTTTCTAGGATCTGTTGATCCAGACCAGCGAGTGCTCAGCCTTTCGCTCGCCTCTTGTATCCCCCCCTGCATTAATCCCATTGTCTACTCATTGAAAACAAAGGAGATCAAAACCAGAATCGTGGCATTGGTGTGGAGAGTGAAAATAAACCCTTGA
- the coa4 gene encoding cytochrome c oxidase assembly factor 4 homolog, mitochondrial, producing the protein MTSPSPHDRSRNDDEDDPVERMISQTGCAELHYAVQECMAEHQDWRVCQSQVQTFKDCMMDFQNARKKQLMKQQPMSTESTAS; encoded by the coding sequence atGACGTCCCCCTCACCCCATGACCGCAGCCGGAATGATGACGAGGACGACCCCGTTGAACGGATGATATCTCAGACTGGTTGTGCCGAGCTGCATTACGCTGTGCAGGAGTGCATGGCTGAGCACCAGGACTGGAGAGTGTGCCAGAGCCAGGTCCAGACTTTCAAGGACTGCATGATGGATTTCCAAAACGCCCggaaaaaacagctgatgaaGCAGCAGCCAATGTCCACTGAGTCTACTGCCAGCTGA
- the LOC138404827 gene encoding olfactory receptor 1M1-like produces the protein MSLVNDSGIIHPPGFYIIGFQTFPYISVFIIFMAFVYLVTVVFNLLLMCIIALDHNLHTPKFLAVVNLAVIDVMLNTSTIPSMIKTFLVKDNFVPFNLCLLQMFVHYFSGSLESYALAILAYDRLIAICFPLRQNILNTRAIMFCIVGVTWVYNVGLLTYSTVIMTRLSFCRSVRVFSYFCDYAPVFRLACNDISLQWSAASASLFNLLGPFTFILLSYISIIVTVFKMKSVSSRMKALTTCIEHLILVGIFFVPIFSIFLIGLFLGSVDPDQRVLSMSLAYCLPPCINPIVYSLKTKEIKTRIVALVWRVKINP, from the coding sequence ATGTCTCTTGTAAATGACTCTGGCATCATTCATCCTCCAGGATTCTATATCATCGGATTCCAGACGTTTCCCTACATCAGtgtcttcatcatctttatgGCGTTTGTCTATTTAGTCACAGTCGTGTTCAATTTGTTATTGATGTGCATAATTGCTCTTGACCACAACTTACACACCCCAAAGTTTTTAGCAGTCGTCAACCTTGCGGTAATTGATGTGATGTTGAACACGAGCACGATTCCCAGCATGATTAAGACGTTCTTGGTTAAGGACAACTTTGTTCCCTTCaacctctgtctgctgcaaaTGTTTGTGCACTATTTCAGTGGATCTCTGGAGTCTTATGCGCTCGCTATACTTGCCTATGACAGGTTGATTGCAATTTGTTTCCCTCTGCGTcagaacattttaaacacacGGGCAATAATGTTTTGCATTGTTGGTGTGACTTGGGTTTACAACGTGGGATTGCTTACATACAGCACAGTGATCATGACTCGACTGTCTTTCTGCAGATCTGTCAGAGTGTTCAGCTACTTCTGTGACTATGCGCCGGTGTTTAGACTCGCCTGCAATGATATCTCACTGCAGTGGTCCGCAGCTTCAGCTTCTTTGTTCAATCTGTTAGGCCCCTTCACTTTCATTCTTCTGTCCTACATCAGCATCATTGTGACTGTGTTCAAGATGAAGTCAGTGAGCAGCAGGATGAAGGCTCTCACCACTTGCATTGAGCACCTCATTCTTGTGGGTATATTTTTTGTTcctattttcagcattttcttaATTGGGCTCTTTCTAGGATCTGTTGATCCAGACCAGCGAGTGCTCAGCATGTCGCTCGCCTATTGTCTCCCCCCCTGCATTAATCCCATTGTCTACTCATTGAAAACAAAGGAGATCAAAACCAGAATCGTGGCATTGGTGTGGAGAGTGAAAATAAACCCTTGA
- the LOC138404849 gene encoding olfactory receptor 2A12-like codes for MSLVNDSGIIHPPGFYIIGFQTFPYISVFIIFMAFVYLVTVVFNLLLMCIIALDHNLHTPKFLAVVNLAVIDVMLNTSTIPSMIKTFLVKDNFVPFNLCLLQMFVHYVNVSLESYALAILAYDRLIAICFPLRQNILNTRPIMFCIVGVTWVYNVGLLTYSTVIMTRLSFCRSVRVFSYFCDYAPVFRLACNDISLQWSVASASLFNLLGPFTFILLSYISIIVTVFKMKSVSSRMKALTTCIEHLILVGIYYVPIFSIFLIGLFLGSVDPDQRVLSLSLASCLPPCINPIVYSLKTKEIKTRIVALVWRVKINP; via the coding sequence ATGTCTCTTGTAAATGACTCTGGCATCATTCATCCTCCAGGCTTCTATATCATCGGATTCCAGACGTTTCCCTACATCAGtgtcttcatcatctttatgGCGTTTGTCTATTTAGTCACAGTCGTGTTCAATTTGTTATTGATGTGCATAATCGCTCTTGACCACAACTTACACACCCCAAAGTTTTTAGCAGTCGTCAACCTTGCGGTAATTGATGTGATGTTGAACACGAGCACGATTCCCAGCATGATTAAGACGTTCTTGGTTAAGGACAACTTTGTTCCCTTCaacctctgtctgctgcaaaTGTTTGTGCACTATGTTAATGTGTCTCTGGAGTCTTATGCGCTCGCTATACTTGCCTATGACAGGTTGATTGCAATTTGTTTCCCTCTGCGTcagaacattttaaacacacGGCCAATAATGTTTTGCATTGTTGGTGTGACTTGGGTTTACAACGTGGGATTGCTTACATACAGCACAGTGATCATGACTCGACTGTCTTTCTGCAGATCTGTCAGAGTGTTCAGCTACTTCTGTGACTATGCGCCGGTGTTTAGACTCGCCTGCAATGATATCTCACTGCAGTGGTCCGTAGCTTCAGCTTCTTTGTTCAATCTGTTAGGCCCCTTCACTTTCATTCTTCTGTCCTACATCAGCATCATTGTGACGGTGTTCAAGATGAAGTCAGTGAGCAGCAGGATGAAAGCTCTCACCACTTGCATTGAGCACCTCATTCTTGTGGGTATATATTATGTTcctattttcagcattttcttaATTGGGCTCTTTCTAGGATCTGTTGATCCAGACCAGCGAGTGCTCAGCCTTTCGCTCGCCTCTTGTCTCCCCCCCTGCATTAATCCCATTGTCTACTCATTGAAAACAAAGGAGATCAAAACCAGAATCGTGGCATTGGTGTGGAGAGTGAAAATAAACCCTTGA
- the LOC109635720 gene encoding olfactory receptor 1M1-like, with product MSFPRTVLNDSVIIHPPGFYIVGFQMYSSISVYFVFLAFVYVVTVLFNSLVIYIIAFNNCLHTPKFLAVVNLAVIDVILNTCTIPSMIKIFLVKDNFIPFNSCLVQMFFYYAFGTLESFALAILAYDRLIAICFPLRHNSINTLQNMTCIVGLTWCVALGLLLFSVAIMTRLSFCNSVRVLSYFCDYAPVFRLACNDYTMHWSVASLLTYLLLVAPFTFILLSYLSILVTVFRMKSLDSRLKALATCVEHLILVAVFYIPLITIFIIGFYLRIIDTDQRVLSLSLSSCLPPCVNPIVYSLKTKEIKTRALALVRRGKIGAVHRENKPRRVLPVKEKSTR from the coding sequence ATGTCTTTTCCCAGGACTGTTTTAAACGACTCTGTCATCATTCATCCTCCGGGCTTCTACATCGTGGGATTTCAGATGTATTCTTCCATCAGCGTCTACTTTGTCTTCCTGGCGTTTGTCTACGTGGTCACGGTTCTCTTCAACAGTTTGGTGATCTACATCATTGCCTTTAACAACTGTTTGCACACGCCAAAGTTTCTGGCTGTGGTCAACCTGGCAGTGATCGACGTGATCCTGAACACGTGCACGATTCCCAGCATGATAAAGATATTTCTGGTGAAGGACAATTTCATTCCCTTCAACTCGTGCTTGGTTCAGATGTTTTTCTACTATGCTTTTGGGACTCTGGAGTCGTTCGCTCTTGCTATACTTGCCTACGACCGGTTGATCGCAATATGTTTCCCTCTGCGTCACAATTCCATCAACACTCTGCAGAACATGACTTGTATTGTGGGCCTGACGTGGTGCGTTGCTCTGGGACTCCTTCTGTTTTCAGTCGCTATAATGACTCGACTGTCTTTCTGCAACTCTGTCAGAGTTCTCAGCTACTTCTGTGACTATGCCCCTGTGTTCAGACTCGCCTGTAATGACTACACCATGCACTGGTCTGTGGCCTCCTTGCTCACTTACTTGCTCCTTGTTGCACCCTTCACTTTTATCCTCCTGTCTTATCTCAGCATCCTGGTGACAGTGTTTAGGATGAAATCACTGGACAGTCGGCTTAAAGCTTTGGCCACTTGTGTCGAGCACCTGATCCTCGTCGCTGTGTTTTACATTCCTCTGATCACCATTTTCATCATAGGGTTTTATCTGCGAATCATCGACACAGACCAGCGAGTGCTGAGCCTGTCACTCTCCTCTTGTCTTCCTCCCTGCGTGAATCCCATTGTGTATTCTCTGAAAACCAAGGAGATCAAAACCAGAGCCCTGGCGCTGGTGAGAAGAGGAAAGATTGGAGCAGTCCATCGTGAGAACAAACCTCGGAGAGTTCTTccagtgaaagaaaaatcaacACGATGA
- the LOC109635668 gene encoding olfactory receptor 1M1 isoform X1, with amino-acid sequence MKHQTELLQNNPFINRASGFYIIGFQKIPSVSVYFIFLALVYVVTVLFNSLVIYVIASNRCLHTPKFLAVVNLAVIDLVLNTCTIPSMIKIFLMKDNFIPFNLCFVQMYVYYTCVSLDSYALAVLAYDRLIAICFPLRQNSINTLRSMSCIVGLTWCVALGVTAFATIIMTRLSFCRSVSVFSYFCDYAPVFRLACNDYTMHWSAASVLSFVNLGLPCTFIFLSYISILVTVFRMKSLGSRFKALATCVEHIILVAIFYIPLLVIFMIGFYLRVIEPDQRVLSLSLASCIPPCVNPIVYSLKTKEIKVRALALIRKHKTKTQQKSNFWRVNIAQQ; translated from the exons ATGAAGCATcagacagagctgctgcagaacaaTCCTTTCATTAACAGAGCATCAG GCTTCTACATCATTGGATTTCAGAAGATTCCCTCTGTCAGCGTCTACTTCATCTTTCTGGCCTTAGTCTACGTGGTCACGGTTCTCTTCAACAGTTTGGTGATCTATGTAATTGCCTCTAATCGTTGCTTACACACTCCAAAGTTTCTGGCTGTGGTCAACCTGGCAGTGATCGATTTAGTCCTGAACACGTGCACGATTCCCAGCATGATAAAGATATTTCTCATGAAGGATAACTTCATTCCATTCAACCTATGTTTTGTACAAATGTATGTGTATTACACGTGTGTCTCATTGGATTCGTACGCTCTTGCTGTACTTGCTTACGACCGGTTGATCGCGATATGTTTCCCTCTGCGTCAAAACTCGATCAACACACTACGGAGCATGTCTTGTATTGTGGGCCTGACGTGGTGCGTTGCTTTGGGAGTGACGGCATTTGCAACCATTATAATGACCCGACTGTCTTTCTGCAGATCTGTCAGCGTGTTCAGCTACTTCTGTGACTATGCGCCTGTGTTCAGGCTCGCCTGTAATGACTACACAATGCATTGGTCTGCAGCTTCTGTTCTCTCTTTTGTGAATCTCGGACTACCCTGTacgtttatttttctgtcttacATCAGCATCCTGGTGACAGTGTTCAGGATGAAATCTTTAGGAAGTCGATTCAAAGCTTTGGCCACGTGTGTTGAACATATCATCCTTGTTGCTATATTTTACAttcctctgctggtcattttcATGATTGGGTTTTATCTGAGGGTCATTGAGCCAGACCAGCGTGTGCTCAGTCTATCACTGGCCTCCTGCATCCCCCCCTGCGTCAATCCTATTGTATATTCATTAAAAACTAAAGAGATAAAAGTCAGAGCCCTGGCGCttattagaaaacataaaaccaaGACGCAACAAAAAAGCAATTTTTGGAGGGTCAACATAGCACAGCAATAA
- the LOC109635668 gene encoding olfactory receptor 2AT4 isoform X2, with amino-acid sequence MSFPRTVLNDSVIVHPPGFYIIGFQKIPSVSVYFIFLALVYVVTVLFNSLVIYVIASNRCLHTPKFLAVVNLAVIDLVLNTCTIPSMIKIFLMKDNFIPFNLCFVQMYVYYTCVSLDSYALAVLAYDRLIAICFPLRQNSINTLRSMSCIVGLTWCVALGVTAFATIIMTRLSFCRSVSVFSYFCDYAPVFRLACNDYTMHWSAASVLSFVNLGLPCTFIFLSYISILVTVFRMKSLGSRFKALATCVEHIILVAIFYIPLLVIFMIGFYLRVIEPDQRVLSLSLASCIPPCVNPIVYSLKTKEIKVRALALIRKHKTKTQQKSNFWRVNIAQQ; translated from the coding sequence atgtcttttcccaGGACTGTTTTAAACGACTCTGTCATCGTTCATCCTCCAGGCTTCTACATCATTGGATTTCAGAAGATTCCCTCTGTCAGCGTCTACTTCATCTTTCTGGCCTTAGTCTACGTGGTCACGGTTCTCTTCAACAGTTTGGTGATCTATGTAATTGCCTCTAATCGTTGCTTACACACTCCAAAGTTTCTGGCTGTGGTCAACCTGGCAGTGATCGATTTAGTCCTGAACACGTGCACGATTCCCAGCATGATAAAGATATTTCTCATGAAGGATAACTTCATTCCATTCAACCTATGTTTTGTACAAATGTATGTGTATTACACGTGTGTCTCATTGGATTCGTACGCTCTTGCTGTACTTGCTTACGACCGGTTGATCGCGATATGTTTCCCTCTGCGTCAAAACTCGATCAACACACTACGGAGCATGTCTTGTATTGTGGGCCTGACGTGGTGCGTTGCTTTGGGAGTGACGGCATTTGCAACCATTATAATGACCCGACTGTCTTTCTGCAGATCTGTCAGCGTGTTCAGCTACTTCTGTGACTATGCGCCTGTGTTCAGGCTCGCCTGTAATGACTACACAATGCATTGGTCTGCAGCTTCTGTTCTCTCTTTTGTGAATCTCGGACTACCCTGTacgtttatttttctgtcttacATCAGCATCCTGGTGACAGTGTTCAGGATGAAATCTTTAGGAAGTCGATTCAAAGCTTTGGCCACGTGTGTTGAACATATCATCCTTGTTGCTATATTTTACAttcctctgctggtcattttcATGATTGGGTTTTATCTGAGGGTCATTGAGCCAGACCAGCGTGTGCTCAGTCTATCACTGGCCTCCTGCATCCCCCCCTGCGTCAATCCTATTGTATATTCATTAAAAACTAAAGAGATAAAAGTCAGAGCCCTGGCGCttattagaaaacataaaaccaaGACGCAACAAAAAAGCAATTTTTGGAGGGTCAACATAGCACAGCAATAA
- the LOC109635721 gene encoding olfactory receptor 13G1-like, with protein sequence MMDSEERAAAVFNATFVRPAKFYLSGFSNIPYVKYYFIFLCFVYVFTVLGNGLLLSMICLIKTLHTPRYMIVFNLAVTDLFGSTALIPKLLDTFLFNNRYIVYEACLSYMFFVFFLLSVQSWTLVTMAYDRFVAICFPLKYHSMVTKPSIGVMLLSVWASLLSLVAFTVGLIDRLSFCGSTVVKSFFCDHAPVYLLACNDSSLNNIMAYVAFIIVLILPLILIVLTYVGISVALSRIASAQERLKALRTCTSHLIIVAIFFLPILGTNIAAVTSTLHPNARIINSSLTHTIPALLNPIVYSLKTEEVLISIKKLYKRNRLNNFTSSKL encoded by the coding sequence ATGATGGACTCAGAGGAGAGAGCTGCCGCCGTGTTCAACGCCACGTTTGTTCGTCCGGCTAAATTCTACCTCAGTGGCTTCTCCAACATCCCTTATGTGAAGTATTACTTTatctttctgtgttttgtctaCGTCTTCACTGTTCTTGGGAatggcctcctcctctccatgaTCTGCCTGATCAAGACTCTTCACACTCCCAGATACATGATCGTGTTCAACCTGGCTGTGACGGATCTGTTTGGCAGCACCGCTCTCATCCCCAAACTCCTGGACACGTTCTTGTTCAACAACAGATACATTGTGTACGAGGCTTGTTTGAGTTACatgttctttgtcttttttttattgagtgTGCAGTCGTGGACGCTGGTCACGATGGCGTACGACAGGTTTGTAGCCATTTGCTTCCCTCTGAAGTACCACAGCATGGTGACCAAACCCTCCATCGGGGTCATGCTGCTGTCAGTGTGGGCGTCTCTCCTGAGCCTGGTGGCCTTCACTGTTGGACTCATCGATCGTCTCTCCTTCTGTGGATCTACGGTGGTGAAAAGCTTCTTCTGTGATCACGCTCCGGTGTATCTTCTGGCCTGTAACGACTCCTCTTTAAATAACATAATGGCCTACGTTGCCTTCATTATAGTGCTCATCTTACCTCTGATATTGATTGTGCTCACATATGTTGGCATTTCCGTGGCTCTGAGCAGGATTGCGTCAGCGCAGGAGCGACTCAAAGCTCTGAGGACTTGTACCTCTCACCTCATCATCGTGGCTATTTTCTTCCTACCGATTCTGGGCACCAATATAGCAGCAGTGACATCGACCCTCCACCCCAACGCCAGGATCATAAActcctctctgacacacaccaTACCTGCTTTACTCAATCCTATAGTTTACTCCCTGAAGACGGAGGAAGTGCTGATCTCCATCAAGAAACTCTATAAAAGAAACAGACTCAATAATTTCACCTCGTCCAAATTGTGA
- the LOC138413830 gene encoding olfactory receptor 1J2-like yields MSPVNDSGIIHPPGFYIIGFQTFPYISVFIIFMAFVYLVTVVFNLLLMCIIALDHNLHTPKFLAVVNLAVIDVILNTSTIPSMIKTFLVKDNFVPFNLCLLQMFVHYFSGSLESYALAILAYDRLIAICFPLRQNILNTRPIMFCIVGVTWVYNVGLLTYSTVIMTRLSFCRSVRVFSYFCDYAPVFRLACNDISLQWSAASASLFNLLGPFTFILLSYISIIVTVFKMKSVSSRMKALTTCIEHLILVGIYYVPIFSIFLIGLFLGSVDPDQRVLSLSLASCLPPCINPIVYSLKTKEIKTRITALVWRVKINP; encoded by the coding sequence ATGTCTCCTGTAAATGACTCTGGCATCATTCATCCTCCAGGCTTCTATATCATCGGATTCCAGACGTTTCCCTACATCAGtgtcttcatcatctttatgGCGTTTGTCTATTTAGTCACAGTCGTGTTCAATTTGTTATTGATGTGCATAATCGCTCTTGACCACAACTTACACACCCCAAAGTTTTTAGCAGTCGTCAACCTTGCGGTAATTGATGTGATCTTGAACACGAGCACGATTCCCAGCATGATTAAGACGTTCTTGGTTAAGGACAACTTTGTTCCCTTCaacctctgtctgctgcaaaTGTTTGTGCACTATTTCAGTGGATCTCTGGAGTCTTATGCGCTCGCTATACTTGCCTATGACAGGTTGATTGCAATTTGTTTCCCTCTGCGTcagaacattttaaacacacGGCCAATAATGTTTTGCATTGTTGGTGTGACTTGGGTTTACAACGTGGGATTGCTTACATACAGCACAGTGATCATGACTCGACTGTCTTTCTGCAGATCTGTCAGAGTGTTCAGCTACTTCTGTGACTATGCGCCGGTGTTTAGACTCGCCTGCAATGATATCTCACTGCAGTGGTCCGCAGCTTCAGCTTCTTTGTTCAATCTGTTAGGCCCCTTCACTTTCATTCTTCTGTCCTACATCAGCATCATTGTGACTGTGTTCAAGATGAAGTCAGTGAGCAGCAGGATGAAAGCTCTCACCACTTGCATTGAGCACCTCATTCTTGTGGGTATATATTATGTTcctattttcagcattttcttaATTGGGCTCTTTCTAGGATCTGTTGATCCAGACCAGCGAGTGCTCAGCCTTTCGCTCGCATCTTGTCTCCCCCCCTGCATTAATCCCATTGTCTACTCATTGAAAACAAAGGAGATCAAAACCAGAATCACGGCATTGGTGTGGAGAGTGAAAATAAACCCTTGA